In one window of Henckelia pumila isolate YLH828 chromosome 1, ASM3356847v2, whole genome shotgun sequence DNA:
- the LOC140887671 gene encoding serine/threonine-protein kinase BLUS1-like isoform X3, with product MEKEKKKYPVGADHYTLFEEIGNGVSASVHRALCIPLNEIVAIKILDFERANCDLNNVSREAQTMVLVDHPNVLKSHCSFVIDHTLWVVMPYMAGGSCLHILKAAHPNGFEEAVIATILREVLKGLEYLHQHGHIHRDVKAGNILIDVRGGIKLGDFGVSACLFDSGDRQRMRNTFVGTPCWMAPEVMEQLHGYDFKADIWSFGITALELAHGHAPFSKYPPMKVLLMTLQNAPPGLDYESDKKFSKSFKQMIASCLVKDPSKRPSAKKLMRHSFFKQARSNDYISRTLIEGLPTLGDRLQALKRKEEDMLAQKKIPDGQKEEISQNEYKRGISGWNFNLEDMKAQASLIQEDDVVADKDEDMQSKQLQHQMSLPKQASQLQHQSSLSKQVSQLQHQSSFSSGYSDAADSDDNVHASLSIVDSTSDGVKCEKADDDLNIPSSMTQQLKSSASHENEKLSEKLLSNINRPLSDAAPTSSHIGDKAQNQSQVSSTGGASSQQTMDNGHSEIISKGLKTSTSVDDLDEKAKCAVVQQKGRFKVTSENVDMEKVVPSPTLQKSYSMQVITQHPPGPLLFPSDATLSNPLGHAIFPMLQSVLQSNISQRDCILNLMKQVAVADSTDAGSMPTNTTVTDKSLPSEAAHDREKELLREISDLQLRLICAQEELQKYKTENAQVNFMS from the exons ATggagaaggagaagaagaaATATCCAGTTGGAGCAGATCATTATACTCTGTTTGAGGAGATTGGGAATGGTGTCAGTGCCTCGGTTCATAGGGCTCTGTGCATTCCACTAAATGAGATAGTTGCCATCAAAATTCTGGACTTTGAACGGGCTAATTGCGATCTG AATAATGTTTCACGGGAAGCACAGACAATGGTCCTAGTTGATCACCCCAATGTTCTTAAATCACACTGCTCTTTTGTAATTGATCACACCCTGTGGGTTGTTATGCCTTACATGGCTGGAGGTTCTTGCCTTCACATATTGAAGGCTGCACATCCAAATGGTTTTGAGGAGGCAGTTATTGCTACAATTTTACGTGAGGTGTTGAAGGGCTTGGAATATCTTCATCAACATGGCCACATTCACCGTGATGTCAAG GCTGGTAATATTCTGATTGATGTGCGTGGTGGTATCAAACTTGGGGATTTTGGTGTTTCTGCCTGCTTGTTTGATTCTGGTGATAGGCAACGTATGAGAAATACATTTGTGGGCACTCCTTGCTG GATGGCTCCAGAAGTCATGGAGCAGTTGCATGGTTATGACTTCAA AGCTGATATTTGGTCTTTTGGCATAACCGCTTTGGAGCTTGCCCATGGTCATGCCCCTTTCTCAAAATACCCTCCAATGAAG GTATTGCTCATGACCTTGCAAAATGCACCCCCAGGTCTTGATTATGAGAGCGACAAAAAATTCTCAAAG TCCTTTAAGCAGATGATTGCAAGTTGTTTGGTAAAAGATCCTTCAAAAAGGCCTTCTGCAAAAAAGTTGATGAGGCATTCTTTTTTCAAGCAAGCAAGATCTAATGACTATATTTCTAGAACTCTTATAGAAGGGTTGCCAACTCTTGGTGATCGTCTTCAGGCATTAAAG AGAAAGGAGGAAGACATGCTTGCACAAAAGAAAATTCCAGATGGGCAGAAAGAAGAAATATCACAG AATGAATATAAACGTGGGATTAGTGGTTGGAACTTCAACCTTGAAGATATGAAGGCACAAGCCTCATTG ATTCAGGAGGATGATGTTGTTGCAGACAAAGATGAAGATATGCAAAGCAAACAACTTCAGCATCAGATGTCTCTGCCTAAGCAAGCTTCACAACTTCAACATCAGTCGTCTTTGTCTAAACAAGTTTCACAACTTCAACACCAGTCATCCTTTTCAAGTGGATATTCTGATGCTGCAGATTCA GACGATAATGTTCATGCTTCTCTTTCAATAGTTGACTCCACATCTGACGG AGTCAAATGTGAAAAGGCTGATGACGATCTGAACATCCCAAGTTCAATGACCCAGCAGTTAAAATCAAGTGCATCTCATGAAAATGAAAAGCTGTCAGAAAAACTTTTGTCCAATATAAATAGGCCTTTATCAGATGCAGCTCCTACAAGTTCTCATATAGG AGATAAAGCCCAAAACCAATCACAAGTTTCATCAACTGGTGGAGCTTCCAGTCAGCAAACAATGGATAATGGGCATTCGGAAATTATATCCAAAGGCTTAAAAACATCAA CTAGTGTTGATGACCTTGACGAGAAGGCGAAATGTGCAGTTGTTCAGCAGAAAGGACGATTTAAGGTCACATCAGAAAATGTTGATATGGAAAAG GTGGTTCCATCTCCAACACTACAGAAAAGCTACAGTATGCAG GTGATCACTCAACATCCTCCTGGTCCTTTACTATTTCCTTCCGACGCTACACTGTCAAATCCTCTTGGTCATGCCATTTTTCCGATGTTGCAGTCTGTTCTACAGTCGAATATTTCTCAAAGG GATTGCATTCTTAATCTTATGAAGCAAGTAGCTGTTGCTGATTCTACGG ATGCAGGCAGCATGCCAACGAATACAACTGTGACAGATAAATCTTTGCCG TCAGAGGCAGCTCATGACAGGGAAAAAGAATTACTCCGCGAGATATCTGATTTGCAATTGAG GCTCATTTGTGCCCAAGAAGAGCTCCAAAAATACAAAACTGAAAATGCACAGGTCAACTTCATGAGTTAA
- the LOC140887671 gene encoding serine/threonine-protein kinase BLUS1-like isoform X2 — protein MEKEKKKYPVGADHYTLFEEIGNGVSASVHRALCIPLNEIVAIKILDFERANCDLNNVSREAQTMVLVDHPNVLKSHCSFVIDHTLWVVMPYMAGGSCLHILKAAHPNGFEEAVIATILREVLKGLEYLHQHGHIHRDVKAGNILIDVRGGIKLGDFGVSACLFDSGDRQRMRNTFVGTPCWMAPEVMEQLHGYDFKADIWSFGITALELAHGHAPFSKYPPMKVLLMTLQNAPPGLDYESDKKFSKSFKQMIASCLVKDPSKRPSAKKLMRHSFFKQARSNDYISRTLIEGLPTLGDRLQALKRKEEDMLAQKKIPDGQKEEISQNEYKRGISGWNFNLEDMKAQASLIQEDDVVADKDEDMQSKQLQHQMSLPKQASQLQHQSSLSKQVSQLQHQSSFSSGYSDAADSDDNVHASLSIVDSTSDGVKCEKADDDLNIPSSMTQQLKSSASHENEKLSEKLLSNINRPLSDAAPTSSHIGDKAQNQSQVSSTGGASSQQTMDNGHSEIISKGLKTSTSVDDLDEKAKCAVVQQKGRFKVTSENVDMEKVVPSPTLQKSYSMQQRWQFFLAACWPASLGWILLQVITQHPPGPLLFPSDATLSNPLGHAIFPMLQSVLQSNISQRDCILNLMKQVAVADSTGSMPTNTTVTDKSLPSEAAHDREKELLREISDLQLRLICAQEELQKYKTENAQVNFMS, from the exons ATggagaaggagaagaagaaATATCCAGTTGGAGCAGATCATTATACTCTGTTTGAGGAGATTGGGAATGGTGTCAGTGCCTCGGTTCATAGGGCTCTGTGCATTCCACTAAATGAGATAGTTGCCATCAAAATTCTGGACTTTGAACGGGCTAATTGCGATCTG AATAATGTTTCACGGGAAGCACAGACAATGGTCCTAGTTGATCACCCCAATGTTCTTAAATCACACTGCTCTTTTGTAATTGATCACACCCTGTGGGTTGTTATGCCTTACATGGCTGGAGGTTCTTGCCTTCACATATTGAAGGCTGCACATCCAAATGGTTTTGAGGAGGCAGTTATTGCTACAATTTTACGTGAGGTGTTGAAGGGCTTGGAATATCTTCATCAACATGGCCACATTCACCGTGATGTCAAG GCTGGTAATATTCTGATTGATGTGCGTGGTGGTATCAAACTTGGGGATTTTGGTGTTTCTGCCTGCTTGTTTGATTCTGGTGATAGGCAACGTATGAGAAATACATTTGTGGGCACTCCTTGCTG GATGGCTCCAGAAGTCATGGAGCAGTTGCATGGTTATGACTTCAA AGCTGATATTTGGTCTTTTGGCATAACCGCTTTGGAGCTTGCCCATGGTCATGCCCCTTTCTCAAAATACCCTCCAATGAAG GTATTGCTCATGACCTTGCAAAATGCACCCCCAGGTCTTGATTATGAGAGCGACAAAAAATTCTCAAAG TCCTTTAAGCAGATGATTGCAAGTTGTTTGGTAAAAGATCCTTCAAAAAGGCCTTCTGCAAAAAAGTTGATGAGGCATTCTTTTTTCAAGCAAGCAAGATCTAATGACTATATTTCTAGAACTCTTATAGAAGGGTTGCCAACTCTTGGTGATCGTCTTCAGGCATTAAAG AGAAAGGAGGAAGACATGCTTGCACAAAAGAAAATTCCAGATGGGCAGAAAGAAGAAATATCACAG AATGAATATAAACGTGGGATTAGTGGTTGGAACTTCAACCTTGAAGATATGAAGGCACAAGCCTCATTG ATTCAGGAGGATGATGTTGTTGCAGACAAAGATGAAGATATGCAAAGCAAACAACTTCAGCATCAGATGTCTCTGCCTAAGCAAGCTTCACAACTTCAACATCAGTCGTCTTTGTCTAAACAAGTTTCACAACTTCAACACCAGTCATCCTTTTCAAGTGGATATTCTGATGCTGCAGATTCA GACGATAATGTTCATGCTTCTCTTTCAATAGTTGACTCCACATCTGACGG AGTCAAATGTGAAAAGGCTGATGACGATCTGAACATCCCAAGTTCAATGACCCAGCAGTTAAAATCAAGTGCATCTCATGAAAATGAAAAGCTGTCAGAAAAACTTTTGTCCAATATAAATAGGCCTTTATCAGATGCAGCTCCTACAAGTTCTCATATAGG AGATAAAGCCCAAAACCAATCACAAGTTTCATCAACTGGTGGAGCTTCCAGTCAGCAAACAATGGATAATGGGCATTCGGAAATTATATCCAAAGGCTTAAAAACATCAA CTAGTGTTGATGACCTTGACGAGAAGGCGAAATGTGCAGTTGTTCAGCAGAAAGGACGATTTAAGGTCACATCAGAAAATGTTGATATGGAAAAG GTGGTTCCATCTCCAACACTACAGAAAAGCTACAGTATGCAG CAAAGATGGCAATTCTTCCTTGCTGCGTGTTGGCCTGCAAGTCTCGGCTGGATATTACTTCAG GTGATCACTCAACATCCTCCTGGTCCTTTACTATTTCCTTCCGACGCTACACTGTCAAATCCTCTTGGTCATGCCATTTTTCCGATGTTGCAGTCTGTTCTACAGTCGAATATTTCTCAAAGG GATTGCATTCTTAATCTTATGAAGCAAGTAGCTGTTGCTGATTCTACGG GCAGCATGCCAACGAATACAACTGTGACAGATAAATCTTTGCCG TCAGAGGCAGCTCATGACAGGGAAAAAGAATTACTCCGCGAGATATCTGATTTGCAATTGAG GCTCATTTGTGCCCAAGAAGAGCTCCAAAAATACAAAACTGAAAATGCACAGGTCAACTTCATGAGTTAA
- the LOC140887671 gene encoding serine/threonine-protein kinase BLUS1-like isoform X1 has translation MEKEKKKYPVGADHYTLFEEIGNGVSASVHRALCIPLNEIVAIKILDFERANCDLNNVSREAQTMVLVDHPNVLKSHCSFVIDHTLWVVMPYMAGGSCLHILKAAHPNGFEEAVIATILREVLKGLEYLHQHGHIHRDVKAGNILIDVRGGIKLGDFGVSACLFDSGDRQRMRNTFVGTPCWMAPEVMEQLHGYDFKADIWSFGITALELAHGHAPFSKYPPMKVLLMTLQNAPPGLDYESDKKFSKSFKQMIASCLVKDPSKRPSAKKLMRHSFFKQARSNDYISRTLIEGLPTLGDRLQALKRKEEDMLAQKKIPDGQKEEISQNEYKRGISGWNFNLEDMKAQASLIQEDDVVADKDEDMQSKQLQHQMSLPKQASQLQHQSSLSKQVSQLQHQSSFSSGYSDAADSDDNVHASLSIVDSTSDGVKCEKADDDLNIPSSMTQQLKSSASHENEKLSEKLLSNINRPLSDAAPTSSHIGDKAQNQSQVSSTGGASSQQTMDNGHSEIISKGLKTSTSVDDLDEKAKCAVVQQKGRFKVTSENVDMEKVVPSPTLQKSYSMQQRWQFFLAACWPASLGWILLQVITQHPPGPLLFPSDATLSNPLGHAIFPMLQSVLQSNISQRDCILNLMKQVAVADSTDAGSMPTNTTVTDKSLPSEAAHDREKELLREISDLQLRLICAQEELQKYKTENAQVNFMS, from the exons ATggagaaggagaagaagaaATATCCAGTTGGAGCAGATCATTATACTCTGTTTGAGGAGATTGGGAATGGTGTCAGTGCCTCGGTTCATAGGGCTCTGTGCATTCCACTAAATGAGATAGTTGCCATCAAAATTCTGGACTTTGAACGGGCTAATTGCGATCTG AATAATGTTTCACGGGAAGCACAGACAATGGTCCTAGTTGATCACCCCAATGTTCTTAAATCACACTGCTCTTTTGTAATTGATCACACCCTGTGGGTTGTTATGCCTTACATGGCTGGAGGTTCTTGCCTTCACATATTGAAGGCTGCACATCCAAATGGTTTTGAGGAGGCAGTTATTGCTACAATTTTACGTGAGGTGTTGAAGGGCTTGGAATATCTTCATCAACATGGCCACATTCACCGTGATGTCAAG GCTGGTAATATTCTGATTGATGTGCGTGGTGGTATCAAACTTGGGGATTTTGGTGTTTCTGCCTGCTTGTTTGATTCTGGTGATAGGCAACGTATGAGAAATACATTTGTGGGCACTCCTTGCTG GATGGCTCCAGAAGTCATGGAGCAGTTGCATGGTTATGACTTCAA AGCTGATATTTGGTCTTTTGGCATAACCGCTTTGGAGCTTGCCCATGGTCATGCCCCTTTCTCAAAATACCCTCCAATGAAG GTATTGCTCATGACCTTGCAAAATGCACCCCCAGGTCTTGATTATGAGAGCGACAAAAAATTCTCAAAG TCCTTTAAGCAGATGATTGCAAGTTGTTTGGTAAAAGATCCTTCAAAAAGGCCTTCTGCAAAAAAGTTGATGAGGCATTCTTTTTTCAAGCAAGCAAGATCTAATGACTATATTTCTAGAACTCTTATAGAAGGGTTGCCAACTCTTGGTGATCGTCTTCAGGCATTAAAG AGAAAGGAGGAAGACATGCTTGCACAAAAGAAAATTCCAGATGGGCAGAAAGAAGAAATATCACAG AATGAATATAAACGTGGGATTAGTGGTTGGAACTTCAACCTTGAAGATATGAAGGCACAAGCCTCATTG ATTCAGGAGGATGATGTTGTTGCAGACAAAGATGAAGATATGCAAAGCAAACAACTTCAGCATCAGATGTCTCTGCCTAAGCAAGCTTCACAACTTCAACATCAGTCGTCTTTGTCTAAACAAGTTTCACAACTTCAACACCAGTCATCCTTTTCAAGTGGATATTCTGATGCTGCAGATTCA GACGATAATGTTCATGCTTCTCTTTCAATAGTTGACTCCACATCTGACGG AGTCAAATGTGAAAAGGCTGATGACGATCTGAACATCCCAAGTTCAATGACCCAGCAGTTAAAATCAAGTGCATCTCATGAAAATGAAAAGCTGTCAGAAAAACTTTTGTCCAATATAAATAGGCCTTTATCAGATGCAGCTCCTACAAGTTCTCATATAGG AGATAAAGCCCAAAACCAATCACAAGTTTCATCAACTGGTGGAGCTTCCAGTCAGCAAACAATGGATAATGGGCATTCGGAAATTATATCCAAAGGCTTAAAAACATCAA CTAGTGTTGATGACCTTGACGAGAAGGCGAAATGTGCAGTTGTTCAGCAGAAAGGACGATTTAAGGTCACATCAGAAAATGTTGATATGGAAAAG GTGGTTCCATCTCCAACACTACAGAAAAGCTACAGTATGCAG CAAAGATGGCAATTCTTCCTTGCTGCGTGTTGGCCTGCAAGTCTCGGCTGGATATTACTTCAG GTGATCACTCAACATCCTCCTGGTCCTTTACTATTTCCTTCCGACGCTACACTGTCAAATCCTCTTGGTCATGCCATTTTTCCGATGTTGCAGTCTGTTCTACAGTCGAATATTTCTCAAAGG GATTGCATTCTTAATCTTATGAAGCAAGTAGCTGTTGCTGATTCTACGG ATGCAGGCAGCATGCCAACGAATACAACTGTGACAGATAAATCTTTGCCG TCAGAGGCAGCTCATGACAGGGAAAAAGAATTACTCCGCGAGATATCTGATTTGCAATTGAG GCTCATTTGTGCCCAAGAAGAGCTCCAAAAATACAAAACTGAAAATGCACAGGTCAACTTCATGAGTTAA